The following proteins are co-located in the Nitrospirota bacterium genome:
- a CDS encoding glutaredoxin domain-containing protein, giving the protein MSNPIEDEVKQEIAQHKILIYGKGTKMMPRCGFTVETIQFFAKYKRPFEVIDVLDNMPKREYLSRMTNWPTLPKVFINGQFYGDTDVLDEMERKGEVEPLLESAFGE; this is encoded by the coding sequence ATGAGCAATCCGATCGAAGACGAGGTTAAGCAGGAGATTGCGCAGCACAAGATTCTCATTTACGGCAAGGGCACGAAAATGATGCCGCGCTGCGGATTCACGGTGGAGACGATCCAGTTCTTCGCCAAGTACAAGCGGCCGTTCGAAGTCATCGACGTCCTCGACAACATGCCGAAGCGGGAATATCTTTCCCGCATGACCAACTGGCCGACCTTGCCCAAAGTCTTCATCAATGGCCAATTCTACGGCGACACGGACGTGCTCGATGAGATGGAGCGCAAGGGCGAAGTCGAGCCGTTGCTCGAGTCGGCGTTCGGAGAGTAG
- a CDS encoding BolA/IbaG family iron-sulfur metabolism protein, which translates to MITNEAIVDYLRAVMPDAEVAIVDRTGTRDHFAIRVVSNAFQGKNLLDRNRLIYQALRDPMADGRIHAAELKAQTPDEAGVART; encoded by the coding sequence GTGATCACGAACGAGGCGATTGTGGACTATCTGCGGGCCGTGATGCCCGATGCCGAGGTGGCCATCGTGGACCGCACCGGTACGCGCGATCACTTTGCGATCCGGGTTGTGTCGAACGCGTTTCAGGGGAAGAATCTGTTGGATCGCAACCGGCTGATTTATCAGGCGTTGCGCGATCCCATGGCGGATGGTCGTATCCACGCGGCGGAGTTGAAGGCCCAGACGCCGGATGAGGCGGGCGTTGCGCGTACATGA